A region of the Arenibacter antarcticus genome:
GAACAGATATACCAAAAAAGGATTGATTGCATTATATACTAATAGTGCCGGTGGAATTACTGCGGGTATGGCTGTTAATGAGCGTCCAGAACTATTTTCATCTTTTATTGCAGAAGTACCTAGAATGAACCCTTTCGGCCTAGAATCCGCTACTTCTAGCAGCAGTACTAGTTACATGGAATATGGTACGGTAAAAGACAGTTTGGAATTCCTAGGACTTGTAGAAATGGACCCTTATTTAAATCTTACCCCAAAAACGAAATATCCAGCAACTTTACTTATGCCAAGTAGCAATGATGACCGTATCCCTTTATGGGATAGCGCCAAATATATTGCGAAACTTCAACATTTTAACACTGCCAATACTCCCATAATATTGGATATAAACTACAAGTCGGGTCATGAGAACTCGGCTGGTTATGATGCAGAAATAGAATCATATGCCCGAATATTTAGCTTTGCTAAGTTGAATATGCAGCGTTAAAATTGACTCCTTTAGCTAATCGTCTCGTAATTAATTCATTTTTTATTATTCATTATCCCATTATTTGGTCGTCATTTATAAATGAAGGTCGCCATTTATAAATGACGCCCAATCCGATTTTTTATTCTTTATTTTTCTTATGATATTTAAAAGGCCATCCACTAAGGTTGGTTTTATAATGAATCAAGAACGGTTCAGGAGCAGGAAGGAATAAGAATCTATAAAGGACGGGAAAATGGATTGGTTACGATCTCATATAGAAATTAAATCTGGATTGATCAAGATCGAAGAATCATTCTTAAATAAGATTGTATCCTACAACAAGGCTATTTCCTATTGCCAAAATATTTTGGAGCAGTACCGTTCTGCTGTAGTTTCCGAAGGCTTCCCTGATGAAAGCGCGGAAATTCGATTTTTCAAAAATGAAAAGCCTTTTATAATGGGGCAACTTTTACGGTTTACGCATCAGTTGACTTTTGAACTTGATTTTGCAAAAATTGCCTATGCCTCTAACGAGAGTATTATTTTGCAGAAGATCCTGGAAGTAAATACCTTTTTGTCCCACCATAGGGATATAGTGCTTTATATTGAACTTGAAAATCAAGAGCTGGATGCCCAATATTTCTTGCGAAAGAACAAGGGGTTCTATACCTATCCAGGTCCGCATGGATTCAGTTTTGACCCAGAATTTAGTTCTTCCCACGATGGGCTGTTGGCCCATATAGTGGGATATCAAGGTTTTCTTCAGTTTCTTCAACAAAAGTTGAATATTTCGAGTTCCTATCCCAACAAATCCCTTCCTAAAATTGCCTGGACAGAATCTAAAGTAGCTCTTACAGAACTTGCTTTTGCCCTGTTTTATAGCGGTGCTATTAATCAGGGTAAGGCCACTTTAAAATCTATAATTCGAGCTCTAGAACAGGTAACCGGGGTGGATTTGGGGGATTACCACCATACCTCTGTCCGATTTCGGAACCGTTCCCAACCCACAAAATTTATGGATAAACTTACAAGATCTCTAGAGAATTGGATGGCCGATTTGGACGATTAAAAAATGTCAGGTCATAGCCAGTTGGCTGTTTTATATTTTGAGACGAAATCAATCAAATCACCCCCATATTTGCCTTATTCCAGAGGTATTTTCCTACTAAAAACTATAAATTCAATACAAAACCCAATTTAGCCAACTGGCTATGACTTGGCGATTCATTCCAAAACTCTTTTTCATTTTTGTATCCTAATCACAGACCAACGCAGGGGTGTTGGTCCTGTATAAAACCATTGGATATGCCAACAGCTATTATTACTACGGATGATCTGAGAGAATTTAAACTGGAACTTCTCTCTTCGATCAAGGAACTATTGAACGAGAACCAGACTAAAATGATGAAAAAGGAATGGCTCAGGAGCACCCAGGTCATGGATATGCTCCAGATCAGTATGACCACCCTTCAAGGTCTTCGGGTAAAAGGAACCCTCCCCTTTATAAAAATAGGGGGGCTTATTTTTTATGAAGCAGGGGAAATTGAAAAGGTCCTAATGGAGAATACCGTGAATCCCTTAAAGAAAAAGCGATGAACTACATACGGCACCTTAATTCTGTTTTTGGACAATTTGCTAAAGACCAAAGGCTGAATCCTACCCACATCAGTCTTTATATAGCGCTGTTCCAGTTATGGAACATCCATCGTTTTCCAACGGTATTTTATATCAATAGGGAAGAAGTGATGGCCATTGCAAAAATAGGATCAAAAGCGACCTACCATCGCTGTCTACGAAGATTGCACGATTGGAAATACATCCGGTATTTGCCTTCCCATAATCCCTATAAGGGAAGCCAAATACAGATGCTCGAATTCGGTACAAGTACTGGAACAAGTACTGGGACAACTACTGGTACAAGTAGTGAACAAGTAGTGGTACAAGCATTAGTACCTTATATAAACATTAATAAACAAAATAGAAACATTAATAAACCTAAGCTACCCAAAAGTGAAAATGAAGTTTTTAATTTTTTCAAAAAAGAAAAATGGCCCGCTAATGAAGGAAAAAAATTCTTCAACCATTACAATTCGATCGGGTGGAAATTGGGCGGAAGAATAGCGATAGAGGATTGGCATTCTACAGCTAGGAATTGGATGTTAAAGGCCGATGAAATAGAAAAAGAAAAAACGACGAACGGACCGTCCCAAAAACGGGACAACCTAAAAATCACCAAAGACAAAGATTATGGACAACCCCTCTAAAATAATCGAAGACCATCTGGAATATTCTCTTGGGGTATTTGACGGAAAGGAAGTGCTGTATGATTTTGATAAGATCCTGATTTACCTGAACGCCAAGGGGAAACTGCTTTTTGGAAACCAATTTAAAATCTATGACCAGGATCGGGACATCGTTTTTAAACTTTGCAATTACTTCATCAAAGACAGGAAGTATTGCGAAAAGGAGAATATTGATCCCCAAAAAGGCATCCTCCTGACCGGCCCCGTGGGTTGCGGTAAGACCAGCTTGATGAAGTTGATCCGCCATCTTGTCCCGATGCAACGACCCTTCGAGGTAATCCCCTCAAGAAACATAACCTTTAGCTTTAACCACTTGGGCTATAAGACCATCGAAGATTTTGGGAACAGTAGGTCCTACTGCTTCGACGACCTCGGGATAGAGCCGATAGGCCGCTATTATGGGCATGACTGCAACGTGATGGGCGAGGTACTGCTCTCGCGCTATGAACTGTTCCTAGAGACCAAGGGCAAGGTCAAGACCCATGCCACTACCAACCTGAACGCCGGAGAATTGGAAGAACTTTACGGGAATAGGGTACGCAGCCGGATGAGGGACCTTTTTAACCTGATCGCATTTGATAAGAACACAAAGGACAAACGAATTTAATACCTGAAAAAATGAAAGTAGCTACATGGAACATTGAAAACCTTTATCACCGGGACAAGGGATTGTCCAGATCCAATCTAGGTAAGTGTGCGTCCGATTGGATTCTGGAATTGGACGCCCTGATGCCCAGAATACAAAAAAGCGAAAATGATATGGCACGTATTCGGGAACTCACATTTTTATTGGGTTTTGAAAACATCGATACCCATCCCTACGCGGTAATGAGAAAAAGAAATGGGGGACTTTTTCTAAAACAACGTGATTTTGCCAACGAATCCAAAGCCTCTAGGTTAACGGATTGGAACGGTTGGGTAGCTCTGCAGACCGTAGCTGTGGACCATAAATCGACCTTACATAAAGCGCGGCTTATTGCTGAAATCGATGCCGATATTCTAGTGCTGCAAGAGGTAGAGGATAAGCCTTCGTTAATGGAGTTCAATCGGATGCTGAAAGATTTTAATATTGCGTCCTATGATCAGGTCATGGTCTTGGAGGGGAACGATGACCGTGGCCTGTCCATGGCAATTATGACCAAAAATGGATATCGGTTGGATACGGTGAGATGCCATACCGTGGATATTGCGGATGGGAGGGACCTTACGTTTGAAACGGACTGTCAAGAGTATGCGATCATTACCCCAAAAGAGGAAACAGTTTTTATACTTTCCACACAATTTTCGGGGCATAACACTGCCAAGAGAAAGCTACAGGCTCGGGAGGTTGCTGCCATTTACGATAAATTGAAAGTAGAAGGGAAGGAGCGGGTCCTAGTCTGTGGCACCTTGAACGATGTATCCTATAGCGATTGCTTGTCCCCAATACTCCGAGAGACGGACCTAGAAGATATTTCTAGGTTACCCATGTGTGAGGTAGACAAGGATAAGGGAAAAGCTGCTGGATATTTTCGGCTGGGGGCCTATCGGAAAGGGGTAAATATCAAACAGAAAGACTATATGCTTCTTTCCTATGAAATGAGCCAGAAGATAATCACATGCGGAATTAATCGTAAAGCGATGTGGCCGGAACGGAATATGAAATGGGAAGTGTATCCAACCCTTAAAAACAGAGAACATGCGGCCAGTGCACACCCTTTGATCTGGGGAGAGTTTGATATTTGGTAGTAGAAACTTGAGGATTATTAAGGTGGTGCATAAGATGTAGATTTATCCTACCCAAAGGAATTGCCAGGTCTTCGGCACATTGCCACTCCATTCCATTTTGGACAATGAGCCTCAAACCAAGGTCTTGGACACGAACAATGGGTTTCCGGGCATCGTTCCGGGTTCCCTTCACTCTCTCCCATAAACCCATTGCTCAAGTCCGCTTGGCCACCCCATCGACCACTAGCGGATTCTAAAAAATGAAGACCCAAGAATTTAACAGGGACATGATTCATTGGATTTCCCTGTTTACATTTTGTGCCATTTCATCGGCGTTGGTATTCTTTCATGAGGTGTTTTAGTACTGCTGCGAAGGTCCCACTATAACCTTTTTTCGATGGCGAAATAACAATATTCGCTCTTGCCCGACGGCATAAACCAGGCTCCGATCGCTCTTATTTATACGTCTTGCCAAGCTCGAATATTGTGCTGGGTATTGCATCAAAAAAAGGTAACAGCGAGAGCTCTATGGGAAGTAGATCAAAAACAGAACATCATGAAAGCGTATCCAGATCCTAAAAATGAAACGGCACAAAAAAATCAAAAAATGGAAAACGCTCAAGATATAATAAGTAGATCAGTATTAAATCAATTATTAACCGTCTGCAGTGATGTGGACATAATCTTTATCAATTATGAGCAATTTAAGAAACCATGTACAGCTGATGGGGAACATCGGGGATGTTCCATCGATCACTAATCTAGAAAGTGGAAAAAAGGTGGCCCGTTTTCAAATGGCGACCAATGACTTTTACAAGAACGCCAAAGGGGAGAAAGTAAAACGTACGGACTGGCACAGCGTGGTAGCCTGGGGAAAAACGGCAGAGATCGTGGAGAAGTTTGGGGGAAAGGGAAAGGAAATCGGTATAGTCGGGAAATTAAGGACCCGGAGCTATACGGCTGCTGATGGGTCTACCCGATATATCACAGAAGTTGTTGCCGATGAGATTTTATTACTTGGTAGCAGGGCCTAACCGTTAGACCACGTATCCAAGATGCAGAACAACAACGGAGGGCGTTCCCGAAATTCAACGCCCTCTCGATGTTGTCATTATTCACTTAATACTTAATAGTAATGGACAGCAAATCTAAAGAAATAAACGAAGGGCTGCAACATTTTCACGGTTCGGAAATAGTTTTTCAACTCCCTTTATTAAAGACCAAATTTACGGACGGTATAAAATATCTTGCCCATGCGGCCGAATGTTTTTGGCTCGTTACGGATACCTCTGTAATCGCGAAAAGTTTGATGAACAAAAGTCGGTTTATCACAATCGTTTTTAAAAAATGTTCTGAGCAGGAAAAAGAAAATCTGGGTTATGAGGCTACCATCGTTTATAGTGATGGCAATGGAAATATTTATGAAACCCATAAATACAATATAACCGATTTTCCATTGGACCAGCTCAGATTGTTTTTTGTGGACGACACCTTGATGTTGCCCAGCGAATATTAATCGAAAAAAAGGGCGGACCGACCAAAGTACCGCCCTCTTTTTTCTGGTTACTTCAACTGGGGACAATGAAAAACCCACAAGCGAGGGGTAATCTTATTTCTAAATTTTATTATTCGCATCGTTTTCTCCAAATCATTGCAAATTCCATAAAAACACCTGTTTTATACTCTTAAAGTTTTCGGTTGACTTTAGGTCTAAGTGGCAGTGTACTACTTTGAATAGAAGGTTGAGAAATTTTTCGCTGAGGGCGAAAAAAAGGAATAGCAAGAGGGTAACGCGCTAAAGCGACGTTACGATGATGTCTTGCTTCGCAAGGCCTTTGTTTGTAGGGGTTTGGAGCGTTTTGGATTTTAGGATGAATCTTGCCCAATGGGTCAAAATCCTCGTCAACCCCCAAGAACATTGAAGAAATTTGACCCAATGGAGAAGTTTTATACGATACGGTTTAGACGGAATACTGCCCAGCGGTTCAAACGGTTTTCCAAAAAAGTCTCCAGTTCCTATTCGGAGTCGTTAGAGATGATTATTGATTTTTTTGAATGGCACGGATTTTTACCGTCGGAAAAGTTTGAAAAGAGTGTGGGTAAGGAAATCTTAAAGAACAGAAAACGGACGGAAGCGGCAATTGCCATTATTCGTCAGATTGAAAAGAGCCAAACCCTGCCCACAACTACCATGCTGGAACTTCTTTTTGAACACTCTCCCCAAAAGAAACCGGAACAAGCACCCTTGTTGATCGGGAGCCAAGAGAATGATGTGGAAAGGGATGTGTTTTTTAAAAAGGTGGAGCAA
Encoded here:
- a CDS encoding endonuclease/exonuclease/phosphatase family protein — its product is MKVATWNIENLYHRDKGLSRSNLGKCASDWILELDALMPRIQKSENDMARIRELTFLLGFENIDTHPYAVMRKRNGGLFLKQRDFANESKASRLTDWNGWVALQTVAVDHKSTLHKARLIAEIDADILVLQEVEDKPSLMEFNRMLKDFNIASYDQVMVLEGNDDRGLSMAIMTKNGYRLDTVRCHTVDIADGRDLTFETDCQEYAIITPKEETVFILSTQFSGHNTAKRKLQAREVAAIYDKLKVEGKERVLVCGTLNDVSYSDCLSPILRETDLEDISRLPMCEVDKDKGKAAGYFRLGAYRKGVNIKQKDYMLLSYEMSQKIITCGINRKAMWPERNMKWEVYPTLKNREHAASAHPLIWGEFDIW
- a CDS encoding BfmA/BtgA family mobilization protein — encoded protein: MEKFYTIRFRRNTAQRFKRFSKKVSSSYSESLEMIIDFFEWHGFLPSEKFEKSVGKEILKNRKRTEAAIAIIRQIEKSQTLPTTTMLELLFEHSPQKKPEQAPLLIGSQENDVERDVFFKKVEQALAMERENTNLHRDLKQTKKEFALLLDKVQLVKSGFGKPRLQLDMSPDVFENLKQRLKKE
- a CDS encoding ATPase — protein: MDNPSKIIEDHLEYSLGVFDGKEVLYDFDKILIYLNAKGKLLFGNQFKIYDQDRDIVFKLCNYFIKDRKYCEKENIDPQKGILLTGPVGCGKTSLMKLIRHLVPMQRPFEVIPSRNITFSFNHLGYKTIEDFGNSRSYCFDDLGIEPIGRYYGHDCNVMGEVLLSRYELFLETKGKVKTHATTNLNAGELEELYGNRVRSRMRDLFNLIAFDKNTKDKRI
- a CDS encoding DUF6876 family protein, producing the protein MDSKSKEINEGLQHFHGSEIVFQLPLLKTKFTDGIKYLAHAAECFWLVTDTSVIAKSLMNKSRFITIVFKKCSEQEKENLGYEATIVYSDGNGNIYETHKYNITDFPLDQLRLFFVDDTLMLPSEY
- a CDS encoding helix-turn-helix domain-containing protein, whose amino-acid sequence is MPTAIITTDDLREFKLELLSSIKELLNENQTKMMKKEWLRSTQVMDMLQISMTTLQGLRVKGTLPFIKIGGLIFYEAGEIEKVLMENTVNPLKKKR
- a CDS encoding single-stranded DNA-binding protein, with the protein product MSNLRNHVQLMGNIGDVPSITNLESGKKVARFQMATNDFYKNAKGEKVKRTDWHSVVAWGKTAEIVEKFGGKGKEIGIVGKLRTRSYTAADGSTRYITEVVADEILLLGSRA
- a CDS encoding RteC domain-containing protein is translated as MDWLRSHIEIKSGLIKIEESFLNKIVSYNKAISYCQNILEQYRSAVVSEGFPDESAEIRFFKNEKPFIMGQLLRFTHQLTFELDFAKIAYASNESIILQKILEVNTFLSHHRDIVLYIELENQELDAQYFLRKNKGFYTYPGPHGFSFDPEFSSSHDGLLAHIVGYQGFLQFLQQKLNISSSYPNKSLPKIAWTESKVALTELAFALFYSGAINQGKATLKSIIRALEQVTGVDLGDYHHTSVRFRNRSQPTKFMDKLTRSLENWMADLDD